From Paenibacillus polymyxa, the proteins below share one genomic window:
- a CDS encoding S1C family serine protease: MDEFKNNNSGRRNDNDQVDNDKTTRPNDSNGSSYYYSYGPFSSVQSDGQRREGQSVEDVEITPPQAVRPLPSSYQRAMPEQQDGSGRNSGNWQFKPNKPKSQVKTILLSFLAGMLVITVLMYTADRTNMFTPETALTSAAAESGETTNSGTTNSSPSAVPAVMPSGTADVQSVVAKAGPAVVKIETLAKQSSAGSGRQSSPYYNDPLYQYFFGNQYGDSGSSGNSNENEGSNSGQLTPLGIGSGFIFDKSGYVLTNNHVVEGASVVQVTVEGTNKPYEAKVLGKNADLDLAVLKIEGKNNFPTVTLGDSDNAKVGEWMVAIGNPEGFEHSVTAGVLSAKERTITINSESTGKPTQYKHLIQTDASINPGNSGGPLLNLQGQVIGMNVAVSADAQGIGFAIPSNTILEVVDKLKNNQPIPKEPVPFIGASLLNLSPEVAKELGTSLTEGSVVRDIIYKSPAYQADLRPYDVIIGANGTPYSTSQELIQFIQKQKVGTALTLNIERAGQKKDIQLKIGNKNDFSSTLQQ; encoded by the coding sequence ATGGACGAATTTAAAAATAATAATTCCGGGCGCCGGAACGACAATGATCAGGTTGATAACGATAAAACAACTCGGCCAAACGATTCAAATGGTTCCTCATATTACTATTCCTATGGCCCTTTCTCCTCAGTGCAGTCGGACGGACAACGCAGGGAAGGGCAGTCGGTGGAGGACGTTGAGATTACGCCACCGCAGGCAGTGAGACCGCTTCCTTCCTCTTATCAACGTGCTATGCCTGAGCAACAGGATGGTTCTGGTCGGAATAGCGGCAACTGGCAATTTAAACCGAATAAGCCCAAATCGCAGGTAAAAACGATTTTGTTATCTTTTTTAGCCGGAATGCTGGTCATTACGGTATTGATGTATACAGCTGACCGAACCAATATGTTCACACCGGAGACAGCGTTGACTTCGGCGGCAGCTGAAAGCGGAGAAACGACGAATTCGGGAACCACTAACTCGTCTCCAAGCGCAGTTCCGGCTGTGATGCCTTCAGGTACGGCTGATGTTCAATCTGTTGTAGCCAAGGCTGGCCCGGCAGTCGTCAAAATTGAAACACTTGCCAAGCAATCTAGTGCTGGAAGCGGCAGACAAAGCAGCCCTTATTACAATGACCCGCTGTATCAATACTTTTTCGGTAACCAGTATGGGGATAGTGGCAGCAGCGGCAATAGTAATGAAAATGAAGGCAGCAACAGTGGACAGCTGACTCCGCTGGGTATTGGTTCCGGTTTTATTTTTGATAAATCGGGTTACGTCCTGACTAACAACCATGTTGTGGAAGGCGCGAGTGTGGTACAGGTTACAGTAGAGGGAACCAACAAGCCTTACGAAGCCAAAGTTTTGGGCAAAAATGCAGATCTAGATTTGGCAGTTCTTAAAATTGAAGGCAAAAATAACTTCCCGACCGTAACCTTGGGAGACTCCGATAACGCTAAAGTCGGCGAGTGGATGGTTGCAATCGGTAACCCAGAAGGCTTTGAGCATTCGGTAACAGCCGGTGTGCTAAGCGCGAAAGAACGTACCATCACCATTAATAGTGAGTCAACTGGAAAACCGACACAATACAAGCATCTCATTCAGACGGATGCCTCCATTAATCCTGGTAACTCTGGCGGACCGTTGTTAAATCTGCAAGGGCAGGTTATCGGTATGAACGTAGCTGTTAGTGCAGATGCACAGGGGATCGGGTTTGCAATTCCGTCCAATACGATTTTGGAAGTCGTCGATAAGCTGAAAAATAACCAGCCTATTCCAAAAGAACCTGTACCTTTCATTGGTGCAAGTCTGTTGAACTTGAGCCCTGAAGTAGCCAAGGAATTGGGTACATCTCTGACTGAAGGCTCGGTTGTTCGGGATATTATATACAAATCACCAGCATATCAGGCCGATCTACGTCCTTATGATGTAATTATCGGAGCTAATGGCACGCCTTATAGCACATCACAGGAGTTAATTCAATTCATTCAAAAACAAAAAGTGGGTACAGCACTTACGCTTAACATCGAACGAGCCGGGCAGAAAAAAGATATTCAACTAAAAATAGGAAATAAAAATGACTTTAGCTCGACTCTTCAGCAGTAA
- a CDS encoding 3D domain-containing protein, giving the protein MRSMLVWKRVLGTMLIAICLVLSGNEVYGHKEPVQHKKWQSAPVIAPREEQVITTMTVTATGYTAGYESTGKRPNHPGYGITYSGVKVRRDKNTLSTIAADPKMFPLGSILYIPGYGYGIVADTGSAIKGNKIDLYFKTIRQVYSEWGKKDVDVQIIKKGNGKCTEKMIKSLQKAIETHKTIPPETLDASI; this is encoded by the coding sequence ATGAGATCCATGTTGGTATGGAAACGGGTTTTGGGAACCATGTTAATCGCAATCTGTCTGGTATTATCCGGCAATGAGGTTTACGGTCACAAAGAACCGGTCCAGCATAAGAAATGGCAATCCGCACCTGTTATAGCTCCACGCGAAGAGCAGGTTATTACGACCATGACAGTCACGGCAACAGGTTATACAGCAGGGTATGAATCCACTGGCAAACGGCCGAATCATCCCGGTTACGGTATTACGTATTCCGGTGTAAAAGTGCGTCGTGACAAAAATACACTGTCCACGATTGCGGCTGATCCGAAGATGTTTCCTTTGGGCAGCATATTGTACATTCCAGGTTACGGTTACGGGATTGTAGCAGATACAGGTTCAGCGATTAAGGGCAATAAAATTGACTTGTATTTTAAAACAATCCGGCAGGTGTATTCTGAATGGGGCAAGAAAGATGTGGATGTTCAAATCATAAAAAAAGGAAACGGCAAGTGTACCGAAAAAATGATAAAATCGCTGCAAAAGGCGATAGAAACGCATAAGACCATTCCGCCCGAGACACTGGATGCTTCCATATAA
- a CDS encoding putative sporulation protein YtxC: MELFTVWTNTDGDQETDRFYEVVKSRTKGLHMSRRGFRFTFRQLDNKVAWTCKGTESNSAFESFLPCVYSIMSSAIADYIIEVREWGILDHILNKACSLLEKEDVEQIRSMIRSLLNDDGPRGRLKRHGKLTTLLEKDFKELRVINLEGLIQFRLHAYKKELEEIVDYAMEEFWADRQYEEFMGLLKYFVFFQESKVPLVHVLHQGGHDFIILDSAMVPIPTPDADDIIVEMPGIELEMEVEDRIVSTLISISPASIILHTDDEHTPIVRTLLHIFEDKVKLSRLYPGQDVQK; the protein is encoded by the coding sequence ATGGAACTGTTTACAGTGTGGACCAATACAGACGGAGATCAAGAAACCGACCGTTTTTACGAAGTGGTCAAAAGTAGAACCAAGGGACTACATATGTCACGGCGCGGATTTCGATTCACTTTCAGACAGCTGGACAACAAAGTGGCATGGACCTGCAAGGGCACTGAAAGCAATTCAGCGTTTGAAAGCTTTCTTCCCTGTGTATACAGCATCATGTCTTCGGCAATAGCGGATTATATTATCGAAGTCAGGGAGTGGGGGATTCTCGATCATATTCTCAACAAAGCCTGCTCGTTGCTGGAGAAAGAGGACGTTGAACAAATTCGTAGCATGATTCGCTCACTGTTAAATGATGATGGTCCCCGAGGACGTTTAAAGCGCCATGGTAAGCTGACCACCCTCTTGGAAAAGGACTTTAAGGAGCTTCGTGTAATCAATTTGGAAGGGCTTATTCAATTCAGACTGCATGCGTATAAAAAAGAGCTTGAAGAAATCGTTGACTATGCGATGGAAGAATTCTGGGCAGATCGGCAATACGAAGAATTTATGGGGCTGCTTAAATATTTTGTGTTTTTTCAGGAGAGCAAAGTTCCACTCGTGCATGTACTTCACCAAGGCGGGCATGATTTTATCATTCTCGATAGTGCCATGGTGCCCATACCGACTCCTGATGCAGATGATATTATTGTTGAAATGCCCGGTATTGAACTGGAGATGGAGGTAGAGGATCGAATCGTCAGCACTCTTATTTCGATATCCCCTGCTTCCATTATATTGCACACAGACGATGAGCACACCCCTATTGTACGGACGCTCTTGCATATTTTTGAAGACAAAGTAAAGCTGAGCAGACTTTATCCGGGGCAGGATGTTCAAAAATAA
- a CDS encoding response regulator transcription factor: MRSTILIIDDDEKIVSMLRRGLAFEGYEVLTAANGAEGLNKMLTAEPDLVVLDVMMPQVDGFEVCRRMREGGSTVPVLMLTAKDEVENRVKGLDLGADDYLVKPFALEELLARVRALLRRKTEQQDNNGNRLTFEDLQLDNESREVVRGGKRLELTAKEFELLHLFMQNPKRVLSRDLIMDKIWGYDYSGESNVLEVYIAMLRQKTEQDGGKRLIRTIRGAGYILRGDV; the protein is encoded by the coding sequence ATGCGCTCTACTATTCTGATCATTGATGATGATGAAAAAATTGTATCCATGCTGCGCAGAGGGCTGGCTTTTGAAGGATATGAAGTGCTGACAGCCGCCAATGGAGCAGAGGGATTAAATAAAATGCTAACGGCTGAGCCTGATTTGGTCGTGCTCGATGTAATGATGCCGCAGGTCGATGGTTTTGAGGTTTGCCGTCGTATGCGGGAGGGGGGAAGCACAGTACCTGTCCTGATGCTTACAGCCAAGGATGAGGTGGAGAACCGGGTGAAGGGTCTGGACCTGGGGGCTGATGATTATCTCGTGAAGCCGTTTGCTCTGGAGGAGCTGCTGGCACGCGTACGAGCGCTTTTGCGGCGTAAAACTGAACAGCAGGACAATAATGGGAATCGGCTTACCTTCGAGGATTTACAACTGGATAACGAATCACGTGAAGTAGTTCGTGGTGGCAAACGCTTGGAACTGACGGCCAAAGAATTTGAACTGCTCCATCTGTTCATGCAAAACCCAAAACGCGTTCTGTCGCGTGATCTGATTATGGATAAAATTTGGGGCTATGACTATAGCGGAGAATCGAATGTGCTGGAAGTATATATTGCCATGTTGCGACAAAAAACGGAGCAGGATGGTGGCAAACGGCTTATTCGTACCATTCGGGGAGCTGGCTATATTTTAAGAGGTGATGTGTAA